In a genomic window of Pelotomaculum thermopropionicum SI:
- the LdcC gene encoding arginine/lysine/ornithine decarboxylases, whose product MLLDQNRTPLFDAVKYHVKRNAVPLQIPGHKHGNGLEEYRDFVGENVLRMDLNQTRGIDFLWDPPAVIAEAERLLADAFGAEHAFFLINGTTSGVQAMIMSACKPGEQVIIPRNAHKSIFNGLILSGARPVYVLPEVSDRLGIVLGVTEDSLAAAIKENPGTKAVLVINPSYYGIASNLKGIVEAARQNNIPVLADEAHGTHMHFHGCFPVSAMKAGADMSAVSLHKTGGSLTQSSALLIGAGKVDPGYVRQVLNLTYTSSPSYILLCSLDVARKQLATRGAQILERVLEITRWVREEINKIDGLFAPDKGFFEETGSFGFDETKLLINVQELGLTGYEVEEMLARDYNILIELADMYNILAIISIGERKEYLEALVSALQDISRTAARRGTKKIEAFQFNPKVVMPPRDAFYTPKRSVPLEHCAGEVAGEMVMVYPPGIPVVCMGEIITEEIVEYVKMLKREKCTLQGTADPKADNILILS is encoded by the coding sequence ATGGACCTCAACCAGACCAGGGGCATCGATTTTCTTTGGGACCCACCGGCGGTAATTGCCGAGGCCGAAAGGCTCTTGGCGGATGCTTTCGGGGCGGAGCATGCCTTTTTTTTAATCAACGGCACCACCTCGGGGGTGCAGGCAATGATCATGAGCGCCTGCAAGCCCGGAGAACAGGTGATAATTCCCAGGAATGCGCACAAGTCGATTTTTAACGGCTTAATTTTAAGCGGGGCCAGGCCGGTTTATGTGCTCCCGGAAGTCAGCGACAGGCTCGGCATTGTGCTGGGCGTTACGGAGGACAGCCTGGCTGCTGCTATAAAGGAAAACCCCGGCACGAAAGCGGTCCTGGTAATAAACCCTTCCTATTACGGCATTGCTTCCAATTTGAAGGGTATTGTTGAAGCGGCGCGGCAGAACAATATTCCGGTGCTGGCCGACGAGGCCCACGGTACCCATATGCACTTCCACGGCTGTTTCCCGGTGTCTGCCATGAAAGCCGGGGCCGATATGAGCGCGGTAAGCCTTCACAAGACCGGCGGTTCGCTGACGCAAAGTTCGGCGCTGCTCATCGGCGCCGGCAAGGTGGACCCCGGTTATGTGAGGCAGGTTCTGAACCTGACCTATACCTCCAGCCCGTCCTATATTCTTTTGTGTTCCCTCGATGTTGCCAGAAAGCAGCTTGCCACCAGAGGCGCGCAAATACTGGAGCGGGTTTTGGAAATAACGAGGTGGGTAAGAGAAGAAATAAATAAGATTGACGGGCTTTTTGCGCCCGATAAAGGCTTCTTTGAAGAGACGGGCTCTTTTGGTTTCGATGAGACAAAGCTGTTAATCAACGTCCAGGAACTGGGGCTCACCGGCTATGAAGTGGAGGAAATGCTGGCCAGGGACTACAACATTCTTATCGAGCTTGCCGATATGTACAACATCCTGGCAATAATAAGCATAGGCGAGCGCAAGGAATATTTGGAAGCTTTGGTTAGTGCCCTGCAGGATATTTCCAGGACGGCGGCAAGGCGCGGCACAAAAAAAATTGAAGCCTTTCAGTTTAACCCCAAAGTGGTGATGCCGCCCAGGGATGCCTTTTATACTCCAAAGAGATCCGTTCCCCTCGAGCATTGCGCCGGCGAAGTTGCGGGCGAAATGGTCATGGTTTACCCTCCCGGCATTCCCGTGGTATGCATGGGAGAAATTATTACAGAAGAAATTGTGGAGTATGTTAAGATGCTTAAGCGTGAAAAGTGCACCCTCCAGGGAACTGCCGATCCAAAGGCAGATAATATTTTAATTCTCAGCTAA